One Plasmodium knowlesi strain H genome assembly, chromosome: 10 genomic window carries:
- a CDS encoding zinc finger protein, putative — MTLDPLRTNISFLDNNLTQIFRDSEEWLTLEYLLQMNVRTSRVRLVQAWHVSPVNLINKFEKRNSNKLVLKSFIDVSSLDMDNCIQDICTRGFSVSRRGLRLSVGNFNIPGFPLTSLDAGYEMVNPNEQDAGTGATHKAKKTLRNILKHSETVLLSGERSVFEFFLCDVGVGLSLSVSEKDAEIYNRDTVPIEYDSVFIEKKKVSALDHSLTVHYSDRDEYQCRESSGRVAKREDENSERINLALGGDTMASCGVLPHYTFHHEYIIFDNSQILPRYLIQFECDPNGEEHFSLPLCDYCGNAPSVFYCESDEVKLCAKCDHMIHTQNKLVRKHIRKTLNEAQTISGKCKIHVEERVSMFCTICHMPICNKCISSHEHTDLCGENSPWLSKKNDAIISLNLAYKAIIKHSAIPSNLVKEEKKKLNDMLKKVDKLYEQVRSNIKDAEKHVYTILEDVIKQLHVVTDQKMCAVLSEEYELKRQFCEIAWNENFLYYLQTVLPPADFMNAWLKHCLVREEIEKNSGYAERPNALVFPDMCIRGNINVVTEESAHHSERKRH, encoded by the exons ATGACACTGGACCCACTGCGAACGAACATAAGCTTCTTGGACAATAACTTGACACAGATTTTTCGAGATTCGGAAGAATGGCTAACGCTCGAATATCTGCTACAAATGAATGTGCGGACATCCAGGGTCCGACTGGTGCAGGCATGGCACGTTTCCCCTGTGAACCTGataaacaaatttgaaaaaagaaattcgaACAAGTTGGTTTTGAAAAGTTTTATTGACGTATCGTCCTTGGACATGGATAACTGTATCCAGGACATCTGCACGAGGGGGTTTTCCGTGTCGCGCAGGGGGCTGCGCCTCTCCGTGGGGAATTTCAA CATCCCTGGATTCCCCCTAACCTCCCTAGACGCAGGATACGAAATGGTGAACCCAAATGAGCAGGACGCAGGGACAGGCGCAACGCACAAGGCGAAGAAAACTTTGAGGAACATCCTAAAGCACAGCGAAACGGTGTTGCTCTCGGGGGAGAGAAGCGTATTTGAGTTTTTCCTATGTGACGTGGGGGTGGGTCTCTCCCTATCTGTGAGCGAGAAGGACGCAGAAATATACAACAGAGATACAGTGCCTATAGAATATGATAGTGTTTTTattgagaagaaaaaagtgagtGCATTGGATCACTCCTTGACAGTCCACTATAGCGATCGGGATGAATACCAATGTAGGGAGAGCTCGGGGCGGGTGGCCAAGAGGGAGGATGAAAACAGCGAAAGAATAAACTTAGCCTTGGGAGGAGACACCATGGCATCATGTGGAGTGCTCCCACATTATACATTCCATCACGAGTACATCATTTTTGATAACTCACAGATATTGCCTCGGTATTTAATACAATTTGAATGTGACCCAAATGGGGAAGAACATTTCAGCCTGCCTTTATGTGATTATTGTGGAAATGCACCATCTGTTTTTTACTGTGAATCGGACGAAGTCAAGTTGTGTGCAAAGTGTGATCATAtgatacacacacaaaataaACTTGTAAGGAAACATATTCGAAAGACTCTAAACGAAGCACAAACCATATCCGGGAAATGCAAAATACATGTAGAGGAACGTGTCAGTATGTTCTGTACAATTTGTCACATGCCCATATGCAATAAATGCATTTCGAGTCATGAACACACAGATTTGTGCGGAGAAAATAGCCCCTggttaagtaaaaaaaacgatGCAATAATTTCGCTAAATTTAGCTTATAAAGCCATCATAAAACACAGTGCCATTCCTTCAAATTTGgtcaaagaggaaaaaaaaaaattaaatgataTGTTGAAAAAAGTTGATAAattatatgaacaagtcaggtcAAATATTAAGGATGCGGAAAAACATGTGTACACCATTTTGGAAGATGTGATTAAACAACTACATGTTGTTACTGACCAGAAAATGTGTGCAGTGTTAAGTGAGGAATATGAGTTGAAAAGACAGTTTTGCGAAATTGCATGGAACGAGAATTTTCTCTATTATCTGCAAACAGTGTTGCCTCCAGCCGATTTTATGAATGCCTGGCTTAAGCACTGTTTGGTACGagaagaaattgaaaaaaactCTGGGTATGCAGAAAGGCCAAACGCCCTGGTATTTCCCGACATGTGCATTCGGGGGAATATCAACGTCGTCACGGAGGAGTCTGCACACCACTCGGAGAGGAAACGACACTAA
- a CDS encoding protein AMR2, putative, whose product MLQCTQLKGCRKSKELMLRLLIIICFFVKLYFFKKTNSQSSSHYYLALFRRNGNLPLLHQKCGKPFTKRYNFGRVTNRCDNGCVHHGSRKKIAFLVTRFNLTGCTKDGKKRRSTTRGLPPSTCLKLTSGEDQGNSLGETADYEVNVNGESDNGGGDKKDGDNGRGDKPQISANRKKKKLSFKFTSWNNTNEMNSFDLEKYSKHNDSVGSENFSPNFQSAYYSAKSTSGKPSANHTNIIINQELVNALSVEEIFDVLNKHSENAKTDSEKKKVFNEVNIVTAYHRIAKHVKNKNFSSKGEGRGRQGGTSSSDFDPVTFSLFETYSPVGGWNSIEERSKGEQSSGVYRADLFPTDEHTRREEDRPPCSNHTNLLTRRTYSSIYALMKQTLLSNAPVIPKHVANIAWASAILSNREVDIWNNIKKRFFENANNFKAQEISIILWSFSAIKFEIITTKEEFISVHNCLMKYLREYKFKAQEFSNVIWAIATSNCCNYDLLISLYNYALDIFDSLLLKDIATILYSLSIFAADSSNKDILDVIRENHLIKFGIEKDYLTICKLNRDSTNQSKDIFGKNFSYFKRTSGDGHSDVTINSLVMNQNTDSDKKYAAFLLFENFLLYSLEKITKEKDKMTMRTWSSIFWPCANIGLGLYRDVPSQHKLRYYTYGVYGNCGNITLGESVKGNTLYGSREANTPPQMNASEEATPPTNCKPYVHITDGEYVFPLMEEDIRQETCTQLNQKEMADLGISVPLDIYNRKENKVSHSPPNTPHAKIWDSNHFEEMDRQTMRTSESMHVKGLEETHNEQPFSNVNNNAPRVGSNGTQQIHLPNDEMNKPISNTPHGGSTLISIGNKSPEDESHQQRSNPKGGGQIEEDKYANFMNHINEKKEDENLYNDTNRSAVMVKLLSLFESQLKEKSVKWSKCEVQSIANILWSLSILNLFPSGIFENALQECNKRFIKYGKKKNSSKLQFFISQIHQSQLYQASFAYCLFLMRKNSKASKQIDKRYEQTVPPNEHIDNTTSLKRKIQATFDKYFKVSSNTLSIWKKQLARNQRKEEKNQVSSSVHKKISNDLRHLNIFHHNEYFILDSLLVDVYVPSARVAIEIDGPSHFLQKGKLILYNPNSLFKKRLLRALGFSVISISISEHTFMFSALNTFNFLKKFLSNVNFGRDG is encoded by the exons ATGCTGCAATGTACACAATTGAAAGGATGTAGAAAATCGAAAGAATTGATGTTAAGACTACTCAtcattatttgtttttttgtcaaactgtacttttttaagaaaacaAATTCCCAAAGCAGCAGCCATTATTACCTAGCTCTGTTCAGGAGAAATGGGAACCTTCCGCTTTTACACCAGAAATGCGGAAAGCCTTTCACCAAAAGGTATAATTTTGGAAGAGTTACCAATAGATGTGACAATGGATGTGTCCACCACGGTAGCAGGAAGAAAATCGCCTTTCTTGTGACTCGTTTTAACCTAACCGGCTGTAccaaagatggaaaaaagaggagaagcACCACGAGGGGACTCCCACCTAGCACCTGCTTGAAGCTAACGAGCGGGGAGGATCAAGGTAATTCACTTGGAGAAACAGCGGACTATGAGGTCAACGTAAACGGAGAAAGTGACAATGGAGGAGGGGACAAGAAAGATGGGGACAACGGAAGGGGGGACAAACCCCAAATCAGTgccaacagaaaaaaaaaaaagttaagctTTAAATTTACATCGTGGAATAACACCAACGAAATGAACAGCTTTGACCTGGAGAAGTATAGCAAGCACAACGACTCAGTAGGTAGTGAAAACTTCTCCCCAAATTTTCAGTCCGCCTACTACTCGGCTAAGAGTACATCCGGAAAACCCAGTGCCAATCACACGAACATAATCATTAATCAGGAGTTAGTCAATGCCCTGTCGGTGGAAGAGATATTCGATGTCCTTAACAAGCACAGCGAAAACGCTAAAACAgattcggaaaaaaaaaaagtttttaatGAAGTCAATATCGTGACGGCTTATCACCGAATAGCCAaacatgtgaaaaataaaaatttctcCTCGAAGGGAGAAGGCAGAGGAAGACAAGGAGGAACATCAAGCAGCGACTTCGACCCGGTGACCTTCAGCCTCTTCGAGACCTATTCCCCGGTGGGGGGATGGAATTCAATTGAGGAGCGGTCCAAGGGAGAGCAATCCAGTGGGGTATATCGAGCAGATCTTTTCCCAACGGACGAACATACGCGGCGCGAAGAAGACCGCCCTCCCTGTAGCAACCACACAAATCTTCTGACCAGACGCACCTACAGTAGCATCTATGCGTTGATGAAGCAAACTCTACTGTCCAACGCGCCTGTAATCCCAAAACACGTGGCAAACATCGCATGGGCCTCAGCCATTTTGTCCAACAGAGAAGTAGACATATGgaacaatataaaaaaaagatttttcGAAAATGCCAACAATTTCAAGGCACAAGAAATTTCTATCATCCTTTGGTCCTTCAGTGCAATCAAGTTCGAAATAATTACCACTAAGGAGGAGTTCATTTCTGTGCACAACTGCTTGATGAAGTACTTGAGGGAATATAAATTTAAGGCTCAAGAATTTAGCAATGTCATTTGGGCCATCGCAACATCCAACTGTTGTAACTACGACCTGTTAATCAGCCTCTACAATTATGCGTTGGATATTTTTGATTCTCTTCTATTGAAGGATATAGCCACCATTTTGTACAGTCTCTCTATTTTTGCGGCGGATTCTTCTAATAAGGATATTCTCGATGTCATTAGAGAAAATCACTTGATAAAATTTGGCATagagaaagactacttaacAATTTGTAAACTTAACCGAGACTCCACAAATCAATCAAAAGATATATTCGGAAAAAATTTCAGCTATTTTAAACGAACCAGTGGAGATGGACATTCAGATGTCACCATTAATAGTTTAGTGATGAATCAAAATACAGATAGTGATAAAAAATACGCAGCTTTTCTTCtgtttgaaaattttttgttatattcGCTGGAGAAAATTACCAAGGAGAAGGACAAAATGACTATGCGGACATGGTCTAGCATTTTCTGGCCCTGCGCGAATATCGGCTTGGGTCTCTACAGGGATGTGCCTTCACAGCACAAGTTACGCTACTACACGTATGGCGTTTATGGAAATTGTGGAAACATTACCCTTGGTGAAAGCGTTAAGGGAAATACCCTCTACGGTAGCAGAGAGGCAAAcacccccccccaaatgaaTGCCTCTGAGGAAGCCACTCCGCCCACGAACTGCAAGCCATATGTTCACATCACCGACGGAGAGTACGTCTTCCCCCTGATGGAGGAGGATATTCGCCAGGAGACATGTACCCAGTTGAACCAGAAAGAAATGGCGGACCTCGGAATAAGTGTTCCTCTAGATATATATAACAGGAAGGAGAACAAAGTGAGCCATTCTCCCCCAAATACGCCTCACGCGAAAATATGGGATAGTAATCATTTCGAGGAGATGGACCGCCAAACAATGCGGACAAGTGAAAGTATGCATGTGAAAGGATTGGAGGAAACGCACAATGAGCAGCCGTTTAGCAATGTGAATAACAATGCCCCTAGGGTGGGTTCAAACGGGACACAACAGATTCACTTACCAAACgacgaaatgaacaaaccGATTTCGAACACCCCTCATGGTGGGAGCACACTAATCAGTATAGGGAACAAGAGCCCAGAAGACGAATCACACCAACAGAGAAGTAACCCTAAAGGGGGGGGACAAATAGAAGAGGACAAATATGCCAACTTTATGAATCACATaaacgagaaaaaagaagacgaaAATTTATATAATGACACAAACAGGAGCGCGGTGATGGTGAAGTTGCTAAGCCTCTTCGAATCAcagttgaaagaaaaaagtgtaaaGTGGAGCAAGTGTGAAGTTCAGTCCATTGCTAACATCCTGTGGAGTCTTTCCATCTTGAATCTCTTCCCGAGTGgtatttttgaaaatgcaCTACAGGAATGTAATAAGAGATTtataaaatatggaaaaaaaaaaaattcaagcaaattgcaattttttatctCGCAAATCCATCAGTCACAGTTGTATCAGGCCTCTTTTGCTTACTGCTTATTTTTaatgaggaaaaattcaaaggCCAGTAAACAAATAGACAAAAGATATGAACAAACGGTGCCTCCAAATGAACATATCGATAATACTACGTcgttgaagagaaaaatacaagCTACATTTGACAAATATTTCAAAGTCTCCTCCAACACGTTAAgtatatggaaaaaacagCTAGCTAGAAATCAacggaaagaagaaaaaaatcaagttTCTTCATCTGTACATAAGAAAATTTCGAACGATTTGAGGCaccttaatatttttcaccaCAACGAGTATTTCATTTTGGACTCCCTTCTCGTGGATGTTTACGTACCCAGTGCGAGG GTCGCCATTGAAATAGACGGACCTAGCCATTTCCTCCAGAAGGGGAAACTCATTTTGTACAATCCCAATTCGCTCTTCAAGAAGAGATTGCTGAGGGCGCTTGGCTTTTCCGTCATTTCCATTTCCATTAGCGAGCACACCTTCATGTTCAGCGCCTTGAAtactttcaattttttgaagaagttCCTAAGCAACGTGAACTTTGGCAGAGACGGTTAG
- a CDS encoding AP2 domain transcription factor, putative, translating to MKIVAIDKGEITPISNANEDPTGVCHESPSPGYNTDDINEHINDCEKPEGVCSRLGNKILNDSSVNVLRNKGVHGEKENSCVFSNIGEGTPVGGDKYVHRPQNNTGCLHTGECDIEKETKRIRRGNSLWGRGRNETPSSWYQRSENAENTENAESLPCAHSNCSVKKKNNFPNDDNSRLVKPPIGDLPNRGGKCTSKGNDGTDGNTYRPRSWKGGRPHCSFPSHVDELPRRKGRGKEEEGEGKGKIPQAYEEESTAHGINCLPLPDSTTGNGKSESKRSRAISYHRENAKEGENRLQRKKNGPSSSSSTLIGTKGGRVQERSENGKKLTQVGPRSIDKLENPLERDHGEYLLRRDAITAECAVHGKGKSNVKRERLFVNKQKDEVMMGSATYDRGEGPIWNGNEKLEEDKRRKRGRWVENEKKVCMGGEKNESLKDTHTRDKKEEESSPVRSLLVFDEITNTWNILWKCGSVSIIKSYSIDVGGSASRHVAMNDLQSINNLYSEVSTGGDYISPENTWELMKWKIYKKFGEKYFFIGKDYDWMNGRMSGEKNKTKELEQDKSGVGVESIGDIVSKMWRKLREAHDDGNRVKCEQNCSMGYGTKDECGEIFNIERKSVIPFGQSSEDPSLKCEKERKIKKGEETGKRGRSNERGTDRRKEGTVQVTDTEGIRRQQSKGKEELIWKSLTVQASTPNAEERRELLRRRHENKLKEQLARRERKLRREEEKVRKIKMKEEKKRIREEKKKMKEQERIKMREEKVNLRKMRKLEKWQNIERMRRWKKMKKLEKMEKLGRLGRRERIEEQEKLERQGRLDRTEGLGPMGKLAQLDSVDSVEKLESLKNIIAERKMNKVNCFASKINSSPGKEEGSWPEGSSELGEAHCTPDFITNVVKISLEDEEKRRLFLEKKQKVLKVMRKNVLVQGKVYLDVGYGDNTSGDEEGDEWQELGDSSSTGNAGSWVVSWVLYGRTCRKKFPIEDYGFEEARQMAEEYKRDRVNFILNNFSEYDTYVREALNNDSEEGGAVGAYKDDRCTVMANQEQLHHEELIEFCCELLKNPVSEEHWKNKVKWVQNKKSWNIEIVKKEQNKFIREKIYYSEEKYGYIIGKCIAVYDYLNAEHKLLKNYFDVNVANLQYDSKRHAWKISRYVPNQLNKKNYYFDVGVYGWMYSRKLGLLLAIYLNTRRPVKSDEDMLTRSCSFVRHLQDDSIERRKYLFPENTMGQDHFKNVEPKFPDDVMMKGVDLPAPLLERDPCTEKSVKYFHANVVVEEASKEWMKENEVSSSCDGTVEGGSPSNRIVANTGEEDERGYRNAPGGPLEGASEDSPPMEMDEWNRGEDSLDRRDEEVKRGRKRKKKAKGEEEKFSNWATDDEDTTNKRRHSQNEEEKIKNKTMRQSGSDLKKLYEMVHNRKYCQLKEMHTCGEKELLNFLSNENDRALFLMEDIHIQGEDEHYLVNILENYYYYNLCRKMLKVRKKLSM from the coding sequence atGAAAATCGTAGCCATTGACAAAGGTGAAATTACACCGATTAGTAACGCCAATGAGGACCCCACCGGGGTTTGCCACGAGAGCCCCTCCCCCGGTTACAATACGGACGATATTAATGAGCATATCAACGATTGTGAAAAACCCGAAGGAGTTTGCTCCCGATTGGGGAATAAAATTCTGAATGACAGTAGTGTAAATGTCTTACGTAATAAGGGAGTTCatggggagaaggaaaattcgTGTGTCTTTAGTAACATCGGAGAAGGTACCCCCGTGGGTGGTGACAAATATGTGCACCGCCCACAGAATAATACAGGGTGTTTGCACACTGGTGAGTGTGACATCGAAAAGGAGACAAAGCGAATACGAAGGGGCAATTCCCTttggggaagaggaagaaacgaAACACCTTCATCATGGTACCAACGTAGcgaaaatgcagaaaataCAGAAAACGCTGAATCACTACCCTGTGCTCATTCTAACTGCtccgtgaaaaaaaaaaataatttccctaATGATGATAATTCCCGATTGGTAAAACCCCCAATTGGAGATCTTCCCAACAGGGGTGGTAAGTGTACGTCAAAGGGGAACGATGGTACGGATGGAAACACTTATCGTCCTCGTTCATGGAAGGGAGGAAGACCCCACTGTAGTTTCCCCTCCCATGTGGACGAACTTCCTCGTCGGAAGGgaagagggaaggaagaagaaggagaagggaagggaaaaatcccCCAGGCGTATGAAGAAGAATCAACTGCCCACGGAATAAAttgtcttcctcttccaGATAGCACCACTGGTAACGGCAAGAGCGAAAGCAAACGGAGCAGGGCAATTTCCTACCATCGTGAAAATGctaaagaaggggaaaatcgcctgcagagaaaaaaaaatggtccTAGTTCTTCCTCCTCGACATTAATTGGGACGAAGGGAGGAAGAGTACAGGAGCGAAgtgaaaatgggaagaagctCACGCAGGTGGGTCCCCGTTCTATTGACAAGTTGGAAAACCCGTTAGAGAGGGATCACGGGGAATATCTCCTCCGGAGAGATGCAATAACAGCGGAATGTGCGGTACATggtaagggtaaaagtaacGTGAAAAGGGAGAGACTCTTCGTAAATAAGCAAAAGGATGAAGTGATGATGGGATCAGCTACATACGACAGGGGGGAAGGACCCATCTGGAACGGAAATGAAAAGCTGGAAGAggacaaaaggagaaaaagaggcAGATGggtagaaaatgaaaaaaaagtgtgcatggggggagaaaagaacGAATCTTTGAAGGATACTCATACGAGAgacaagaaggaagaagaatcaTCCCCCGTGAGAAGCCTCCTCGTGTTTGATGAAATCACCAACACGTGGAACATCCTATGGAAGTGTGGAAGCGTATCAATTATAAAAAGCTATAGCATAGATGTGGGGGGTTCTGCATCTAGGCATGTAGCAATGAACGATCTCCAAAGTATTAACAACCTGTATAGTGAGGTGTCCACTGGTGGGGACTACATCTCTCCTGAGAACACATGGGAGCTTATGAAATGGaagatttacaaaaaatttggagaaaaatacttttttatAGGAAAAGATTATGATTGGATGAATGGAAGAATgagtggggaaaaaaacaaaacgaaaGAGTTGGAACAGGATAAATCAGGCGTAGGTGTTGAATCTATCGGGGATATTGTCTCGAAAATGTGGAGAAAGCTAAGGGAGGCACACGATGATGGGAACCGTGTTAAGTGTGAACAGAATTGCAGTATGGGTTACGGTACAAAAGATGAATGTGGGGAAATCTTCAACATAGAACGGAAAAGTGTTATTCCATTTGGCCAATCAAGTGAGGATCCATCTCTCAAGTGCgaaaaggagaggaagaTTAAAAAGGGTGAAGAGACGGGGAAGAGAGGTCGCAGCAATGAACGGGGTACCGACCGGAGGAAAGAAGGCACTGTACAAGTTACCGACACGGAAGGGATCCGAAGGCAACAAtccaaggggaaagaagaactGATCTGGAAAAGCCTCACAGTGCAAGCATCAACTCCAAATGCGGAGGAAAGGAGAGAACTTCTGCGAAGAAgacatgaaaataaattgaaaGAACAACTAGCGCGCAGGGAAAGGAAACTACgaagagaggaagaaaaggtaagaaaaataaaaatgaaggaggagaaaaagagaatacgagaagaaaaaaaaaaaatgaaagaacaggaaaggataaaaatgagggaggaaaaagttaATTTACGGAAGATGAGGAAGTtggaaaaatggcaaaatatagaaaggatgagaaggtggaaaaaaatgaagaagttgGAGAAGATGGAAAAGCTTGGAAGGTTGGGAAGACGGGAAAGGATAGAGGAGCAGGAAAAGCTGGAAAGACAGGGAAGGCTAGATAGGACGGAAGGACTGGGTCCCATGGGGAAGTTAGCTCAGCTTGATTCGGTTGATAGTGTGGAGAAATTGGAAAGCTTAAAGAACATCATTGCGGagaggaaaatgaacaaagttAACTGCTTTGCAAGTAAGATTAATTCCTCCcctggaaaagaagaaggtagTTGGCCGGAGGGTTCAAGTGAGTTAGGGGAGGCCCATTGTACCCCTGATTTCATCACCAATGTTGTGAAAATATCACTAGAGgacgaagaaaagagaaggctctttttggagaagaagcaaaaagtgTTGAAAGTAATGAGGAAGAATGTCCTTGTTCAGGGGAAAGTGTACCTAGACGTGGGTTATGGTGATAATACAAGTGGGGATGAAGAGGGCGATGAATGGCAGGAATTGGGGGATTCCTCGTCAACGGGAAATGCAGGTAGTTGGGTAGTCTCTTGGGTTCTCTACGGAAGAACATGCAGAAAGAAATTTCCAATAGAAGATTACGGTTTTGAGGAAGCTAGACAGATGGCGGAGGAATACAAAAGAGACCGGGTGAATTTTATCTTGAATAACTTCTCTGAATATGATACATACGTTAGGGAAGCTCTGAACAATGATTCGGAGGAAGGAGGCGCAGTAGGAGCGTACAAAGATGACAGATGCACAGTGATGGCAAACCAAGAGCAACTACATCACGAAGAGTTGATTGAGTTTTGTTGTGAGCTGCTAAAAAATCCAGTGAGTGAAGAACACTGGAAAAACAAAGTGAAGTGGGttcagaataaaaaaagttggaaCATTGAAATtgtaaagaaagaacaaaataagttTATTagagagaaaatatattattcaGAAGAAAAGTACGGATACATAATTGGCAAGTGTATAGCCGTGTATGATTACCTGAACGCAGAACACAAGCTTCTGAAAAATTACTTCGATGTGAATGTAGCCAACCTACAATATGATAGTAAAAGACACGCATGGAAAATCTCTAGATACGTTCCTAAtcaattaaacaaaaaaaattattattttgatGTAGGTGTATATGGATGGATGTACTCCAGAAAATTAGGTCTCTTGTTGgcaatttatttaaataccAGGAGACCTGTTAAAAGTGATGAGGACATGCTAACTAGGAGTTGCTCTTTTGTGAGACATTTGCAGGATGATTCCATTGAGAGGAGAAAATACCTTTTTCCGGAGAATACTATGGGGCAAGATcactttaaaaatgtagaacCTAAATTTCCTGATGATGTGATGATGAAAGGGGTAGATTTGCCTGCACCGCTTCTGGAACGCGACCCCTGCACGGAAAAGagtgtaaaatattttcatgcGAATGTAGTTGTGGAAGAGGCATCGAAGGAATGGATGAAGGAGAATGAAGTAAGTAGTTCCTGCGATGGTACAGTTGAGGGGGGGTCACCAAGTAACAGGATTGTAGCCAACAcaggggaagaagatgaaaggGGGTACCGGAACGCGCCTGGTGGTCCTCTGGAAGGTGCTTCGGAAGATAGCCCTCCTATGGAGATGGATGAGTGGAACAGGGGGGAGGACAGCCTCGATAGGCGAGACGAAGAGGTGAAGCGAGGgcggaagagaaagaagaaggcgAAGGGAGAAGAGGAGAAATTTTCCAATTGGGCAACCGATGATGAGGATACGACAAACAAAAGGAGACATTCccagaatgaagaagaaaaaataaaaaataaaacaatgaGACAGAGCGGAAgtgatttaaaaaagttgtacGAGATGGTACACAACAGAAAGTATTGCCAATTGAAGgaaatgcacacatgtggTGAAAAGGAGTTATTAAATTTTCTCTCTAATGAAAATGACAGGGCCTTGTTCTTGATGGAAGACATACACATCCAAGGAGAGGACGAACACTATTTGGTTaatattttggaaaattatTACTACTATAATTTGTGCCGGAAAATGCTGAAAGTGAGGAAGAAACTTTCCATGTGA